A single window of Cydia splendana chromosome 13, ilCydSple1.2, whole genome shotgun sequence DNA harbors:
- the LOC134796185 gene encoding zinc finger protein 845-like, with translation MASDESDDEPLASIAAAKKLNPDKYSEVTIELCKDEPAKKKKKKTFPQKKMNAMTIKINRALKAVITPPVVERPMDVWLYLKDLNPTGPYSCLLCPDWFINRGKMILHYVLNHKKDYCGICRYFVPDREAWQAHLKFHVPWPCSQCVKNFDTEAELRQHFSVEHNLVHCRLCHFRVPDDDQYNTHLIQKHSVSNLSCKDEDTLWEFEYEGSNKFLCLLCSKSNNLCTMFFNHYMGYHHYTLKCLSSILTGRDLPFVISGADVSPQFIDDQLKDQTRVGYVDLQKNNDENINEDHSDNESEDLLKVLIPEIKQEAISETEEMEASEEKPKEKIKKVRDENDIGNVYKGDEDFDVTLTELIILQKCYFEYVNQTLNDINSNLVPEVSDIDYATAKPDLPSDVNCSLCKNKYDNMQAFMTHMIKNHFMKVAPIFSCRVCTATFESQSELDSHVTEELGDFEELWICQFCDKEFDNREDTRKHLNEHWEVMDSDNCFSPHLGFKCKYCSTLFWNETDRETHEVRTHFNQYTDQFYKCEDCSETFSDKVFYIHHYMEKHNTPNSPTYMLKCSVCCIVRPSIEEMRTHFEEKHPDARKIFCSLDSCQYRPLSHRKSFKFHLRSVHDPTARPQRPATCTICERDFVSTRALGAHMAQVHGPGKFKCKLCREVMHTLDERKLHYLIRHPGRHPFECAECGKSFQYKSSLYMHKQEHSPIKQSFTCTYCSKVFAKRDSFREHLQIHEGPRHACSYCPMRFVQRSNMLRHERRHTGERPYACQQCPRTFSDKGACNSHSRTHSKDTSYACIYCGQTFVQKSKLTYHIRKHTGENLETCTICSKLFTSACSLREHMKIHEAKKKGAVQCPLCERKYQDERYMLRHLRTSHTSTSFPCPLCDKNLTSMAGLRHHVVTHSGLNTFRCKCCPKSYAVKRSVVKHLRKRHGLKGTEINIKDYFKRIDPRDCNLGLDAEAMTKIFGPPKKTMNDILMGDFVTLTDKLTGQNTNNDDDDNDDTNDEDDNDGKDSDDNENENVAEEISTVIIKTEKKDSDELEPTDFVSVKIEPMDEEVTE, from the exons ATGGCTTCAGACGAGTCCGATGATGAGCCACTCGCCAGTATAGCGGCTGCAAAAAAGCTAAATCCGGATAAATATTCCGAAGTTACAATTGAACTTTGCAAAGATGAACCGGccaagaaaaagaagaagaaaactTTTCCTCAAAAGAAAATGAATGCCATGACAATAAAGATCAACCGTGCTTTGAAGGCTGTGATCACCCCACCGGTCGTGGAAAGGCCGATGGATGTCTGGTTATATTTAAAAGACCTCAATCCTACTGGACCATACAGTTGTTTGCTTTGCCCGGATTGGTTTATAAATAGAGGCAAAATGATTTTACACTATGTATTGAATCATAAGAAAGACTATTGTGGCATATGCAG ATATTTTGTACCAGACAGAGAAGCCTGGCAAGCCCACCTCAAGTTCCATGTACCCTGGCCCTGCTCCCAGTGTGTAAAGAACTTTGATACCGAAGCCGAGCTCCGTCAGCACTTCAGTGTGGAACACAACCTCGTCCACTGCCGACTGTGCCATTTCCGAGTACCTGATGATGACCAGTATAATACACACTTGATACAGAAGCACAGTGTCTCAAACTTGTCTTGTAAAGATGAGGACACACTTTGGGAATTTGAGTATGAAGGCAGTAACAAATTCCTTTGCTTACTGTGCTCTAAATCAAATAATCTATGCACAATGTTCTTTAATCATTACATGGGCTACCATCATTACACTCTCAAATGTCTAAGTAGCATACTCACCGGTAGAGATCTACCATTTGTTATCAGCGGTGCTGATGTAAGTCCACAGTTTATTGATGATCAACTTAAAGATCAGACCAGAGTTGGTTATGTGGATTTACAGAAAAATAATGATGAAAACATAAATGAAGATCATAGTGATAATGAGTCAGAAGATCTACTTAAAGTGCTCATACCAGAAATAAAACAGGAAGCCATTAGTGAAACTGAGGAAATGGAAGCTAGTGAAGAAAAGCCTAAAGAAAAGATAAAAAAAGTCAGGGATGAGAATGATATTGGAAATGTCTATAAAGGTGATGAAGACTTTGATGTTACATTAACAGAGCTAATAATCCTACAGAAATGCTACTTTGAGTATGTAAACCAAACTTTAAATGACATAAACTCCAATTTGGTTCCTGAAGTTTCTGACATAGACTATGCTACGGCAAAACCTGATCTTCCAAGTGATGTAAACTGCTCTCTTTGCAAGAATAAGTATGATAATATGCAGGCATTTATGACTCATATGattaaaaatcattttatgAAGGTAGCACCAATATTTTCATGTAGGGTATGCACAGCTACGTTTGAAAGTCAGAGTGAGTTGGATAGCCATGTGACTGAGGAGCTAGGTGATTTTGAGGAACTGTGGATCTGTCAGTTTTGTGACAAAGAATTTGACAATAGAGAAGATACAAGGAAACATCTAAATGAACATTGGGAGGTTATGGACTCTGACAACTGTTTTAGTCCGCATTTGGGGTTCAAATGCAAGTATTGTTCGACTCTGTTCTGGAATGAgactgatagagagacacaCGAAGTTCGTACACATTTCAATCAGTATACAGATCAGTTTTACAAATGCGAGGATTGCTCGGAAACATTCAGTGATAAG GTTTTCTACATTCACCACTACATGGAAAAACACAACACCCCCAACTCCCCCACTTACATGTTAAAGTGCAGCGTGTGCTGCATTGTCCGTCCCAGCATTGAAGAGATGCGAACACATTTTGAAGAGAAACATCCGGATGCAAGGAAAATCTTCTGTTCATTGGATTCTTGTCAGTATCGCCCGCTGAGCCATAGAAAGTCGTTTAAATTTCATCTGAGG TCTGTCCACGACCCCACAGCGCGACCGCAGCGCCCCGCCACCTGCACCATTTGCGAGCGCGACTTTGTTAGCACTCGTGCCCTCGGCGCCCATATGGCGCAGGTCCATGGCCCGGGCAAGTTTAAGTGCAAACTATGTAGGGAGGTCATGCATACGCTGGATGAGAG AAAACTCCACTACCTGATCCGTCATCCCGGCCGTCATCCATTCGAATGCGCAGAATGTGGCAAATCGTTCCAATACAAGTCATCTCTATACATGCACAAGCAAGAACATTCCCCCATCAAGCAGAGCTTTACTTGCACCTACTGCTCTAAAGTGTTCGCG AAACGTGACTCCTTCCGCGAGCACCTCCAGATCCACGAAGGCCCCCGCCACGCCTGCTCCTACTGCCCCATGCGTTTCGTGCAACGTTCGAACATGCTCCGACACGAACGGAGACATACAGGGGAGAGACCGTACGCGTGCCAACAGTGTCCGAGAACGTTCTCTGATAAGGGGGCTTGCAACTCACACTCTAG GACACATTCCAAGGATACGTCATACGCTTGCATTTATTGCGGACAGACTTTCGTTCAGAAATCGAAGCTCACATATCACATACGAAAACATACTGGAGAAA ACTTGGAAACTTGTACGATCTGTTCTAAACTGTTCACTAGCGCTTGTTCCTTGCGCGAGCACATGAAAATACACGAGGCCAAGAAGAAAGGCGCGGTTCAGTGCCCTTTATGCG aaaGGAAATACCAAGATGAGCGTTACATGCTACGTCACCTCCGCACTTCACATACTAGTACTTCATTCCCTTGCCCGCTGTGTGACAAGAACTTGACCAGCATGGCCGGTTTGCGGCACCACGTGGTCACACACAGTGGCCTTAATACGTTCCGG TGTAAATGCTGCCCAAAATCCTACGCCGTGAAGCGTTCAGTCGTCAAGCACCTCAGAAAACGCCACGGCCTAAAGGGCACAGAAATAAACATCAAAGACTACTTCAAACGCATAGACCCACGCGACTGCAATCTAGGCCTGGACGCCGAAGCTATGACCAAAATATTCGGACCACCTAAGAAAACTATGAATGATATACTAATGGGTGATTTTGTTACACTTACTGATAAATTAACTGGTCAGAACacgaataatgatgatgatgataatgatgacacgAATGATGAAGATGATAATGATGGTAAAGATTCTGAtgataatgaaaatgaaaatgtggcggAAGAAATAAGTACAGTGATTATAAAAACTGAGAAGAAAGATTCAGATGAACTGGAGCCAACGGATTTTGTTAGCGTTAAAATTGAGCCGATGGATGAAGAAGTAAcagagtaa
- the LOC134796177 gene encoding arginine-glutamic acid dipeptide repeats protein → MAQNQGEVQVGTANQPVKDKDIYACLPDMRVHGPLGPDESCPGGEELRWLPAQSTDRDLVMYLRAARSMAAFAGMCDGGSPDDGCVAASRDDTTINALDVLHDSGYDPSRALQALVKCPVPKGIEKKWSEEETKRFVKGIRQFGKNFFKIKKDLLPHKDTAELVEFYYLWKKTPGASSNRPHRRRVRQCSLRRVRNTRNSRAGTPKEQTPEVAPTVPDTNGSRPSPNTKEGGEMSSVTEDENSEEDSDSRDAGDLAKADNGRTENPDESPSRMRTRNKSKEQTTPNGKKGQDESDNDTKSKKAKPNPQSTNNNVPDKVPSSPVSKDTKKKPVANGKVDASKVKKRLPDDSSKLESILDGDVQMKKKKAADPPESPSESLTNDSFSAMDETENVEPEPEACDFSFHKTDKENTEQNKETLPEQTPKPADSQVKTEVKSEEHAIKAEKDPLPPVFKPAEKEVMKEALDLKTDTNIPKEPDTMEMKPLPLQSAMFPKTELIIPKVTPMTTDAMDKIKIKEEVDTEEQPHNLQKEEFQKDPLPHNFPGHPVSQPNKPLNLENTNFFVKDSHIYNPKIAHNIKIEGVPSNIFNPMNITKDSSIIRSAKDFSTGMPPFYPPGINYASDPNKHNPHLNPLKTVIKLEPRDEATELKNQNTPEIFTATISSGNKVDSPNAPRLDSLQQISPSPTNARGSSPPPMEHPTTTNTEPISPANSQENKESDIDDKQPTDLKTQPKHDNQIAGLRPLFPPPARPENLGVRPTEPQSTPVSGQNMPPPLSQPSMTGLLPPVPLISVGSGSNVGPYGFMPTPLYGHPGHPGHPGHPGHPGLSGHPGHPGLDKPGSMPPLIQPVPSHGIPGSIIPPPTNNPNDPSMPQDLKIKQEVPDNIPANLSTQGASDPLQSLKEVKVPGYPIGSAIAQHLSSERDRESISSVENNSRPPSQPANESSNLSSGFLGPRIESIKKEPDFLHQPHLPPVTASQSSGPDSANALPPVKSPHTPTPIKSQPGHNGTPGHPHPSSTTSPFSRHMTSPSQQRHISASPVQHHTPVSHSALNLMNPTPLSIPSTMPGPIMHSGHQGGPPPPHPFASPLHHPHHPLLHTSIFQLSAAAAAHAMHPYYPHPHPGYSMPYPYPYGPLAQPHPIPPMHPAVSAPGRHEPVKPSTIESTTMLSSHHSTSSSVTTRSLREISESTEDPRNPNATTERHQLHETTMTQHHSTSHHSAVHTSTEKQPNHAGGGLNHTLSISHSTSSSSSQSIQHKINTQQKPSSHSSSPHHLSASVSQSTSSSSSLNVSNNHTHHHSHHLAHHPERLSPADSMLLRHHPKMLPGNPNHLMIQPPSMGHPMGLGLPPGPGPSSIESLRLHAQAAAGLQAGHGRAGSPHQLPHGHPHLRGPPRPVPDENPELKLETQSQPEEEEIPSPALIRDGPTPDPKIEDTECHRSQSAIFLRHWNRGDYNSCTRTDLIFKPVPESKLARKREERLRKQAERDREEREKIAQQAHRKIATPEKPETKPPSRGAIETITSPYDRFPRPPGYPDTPALRQLSEYARPHAGFSPGNPLPRHCMDPMLQYQLSSIYSAAGARERLELEHLEREKRDREIRELRERELNDRLKEELLKNNVGPRGLDPHWLEMHRRYGMPPPPPQGAIPVQFGLYPPGHGPGALSQLERERLERLGIPPAGAPGAPQSVPVSGAPPHHPHHPHPGVAAAQLEAAERLALAADPMVRLQMAGINPEYHAHTHAHTHAHSHTHLHLHPGQQAAQAQQEAMGLGPYRPLPHPDLLGRPYAEQLAQQAAAHEQLQRQLLMERERGFLHPHPAHHEDFLRQQRERELKVRALEEAARASRP, encoded by the coding sequence ATGGCCCAGAACCAGGGGGAGGTTCAAGTCGGTACAGCGAACCAACCCGTGAAGGATAAGGATATTTACGCGTGCTTACCTGATATGCGAGTGCATGGCCCGCTGGGACCAGACGAATCCTGTCCTGGCGGCGAAGAGCTTCGATGGCTGCCCGCGCAGTCCACTGATCGTGACCTGGTGATGTACTTGAGAGCTGCTCGGTCTATGGCAGCGTTCGCTGGTATGTGCGACGGCGGCTCTCCCGACGACGGCTGTGTGGCAGCCAGCAGAGACGACACCACTATAAATGCCCTCGACGTTCTCCACGACTCTGGTTATGATCCTAGTCGCGCGTTACAAGCCCTAGTGAAGTGCCCAGTGCCCAAGGGAATCGAAAAAAAGTGGTCAGAAGAAGAGACAAAAAGATTTGTGAAAGGTATTCGCCAATTTGGCAAAAACTTTTTCAAAATAAAGAAGGATCTTTTACCTCATAAAGACACTGCCGAGTTAGTTGAGTTTTACTATTTGTGGAAAAAGACTCCTGGTGCTAGTAGTAACAGGCCTCATAGGAGAAGAGTTCGTCAGTGTTCATTGCGGAGGGTGCGTAACACTAGAAATTCTCGTGCCGGGACTCCTAAAGAGCAAACCCCTGAAGTGGCTCCTACAGTCCCAGATACTAACGGTTCTAGGCCATCTCCTAATACTAAAGAAGGAGGCGAGATGAGTTCAGTAACAGAAGATGAAAATTCAGAAGAGGACAGTGATTCCCGTGACGCTGGAGATTTGGCTAAAGCTGACAATGGCAGAACTGAAAATCCTGATGAATCACCCAGCAGAATGAGAACTAGGAATAAGTCCAAAGAACAGACAACACCAAATGGTAAGAAAGGACAAGATGAGAGTGACAATGACACTAAATCCAAGAAGGCCAAACCTAACCCTCAAAGTACAAATAACAATGTTCCAGACAAAGTTCCTTCCTCTCCTGTTAGCAAAGACACTAAAAAGAAACCTGTGGCTAATGGTAAAGTTGATGCATCTAAAGTCAAGAAGCGTCTTCCAGATGATTCATCAAAATTAGAAAGTATATTGGATGGTGATGTACAAATGAAAAAGAAAAAGGCTGCCGATCCACCCGAGAGTCCATCTGAGAGCCTCACTAATGACAGTTTCTCAGCCATGGATGAGACTGAAAATGTGGAACCAGAGCCTGAAGCTTGTGACTTTAGTTTCCATAAGACTGATAAGGAAAATACTGAACAAAATAAGGAAACTTTGCCTGAACAAACACCAAAGCCTGCTGACTCGCAAGTTAAAACTGAAGTTAAAAGTGAGGAACATGCTATTAAAGCTGAAAAAGATCCTTTGCCACCTGTGTTCAAACCTGCTGAAAAAGAAGTGATGAAGGAAGCTCTTGATCTTAAAACTGATACAAACATTCCAAAGGAACCAGACACAATGGAGATGAAACCTCTTCCTCTACAAAGTGCAATGTTCCCTAAGACAGAGCTAATTATACCAAAAGTCACACCAATGACAACTGACGCTatggataaaattaaaattaaggaGGAAGTTGATACAGAGGAACAACCTCATAACTTACAAAAGGAGGAATTCCAGAAGGATCCTCTTCCACATAACTTTCCTGGTCATCCTGTCAGCCAGCCAAATAAACCTCTCAATTTGGAAAATACAAATTTCTTTGTCAAAGACAGCCATATTTACAATCCAAAGATTGCACATAACATCAAAATTGAAGGTGTGCCAAGCAATATATTTAATCCTATGAACATTACAAAAGACAGTTCTATTATAAGGAGTGCCAAGGACTTCTCCACAGGTATGCCACCCTTTTATCCTCCAGGTATCAACTATGCCAGTGATCCTAACAAGCATAATCCTCATCTTAATCCATTAAAGACTGTCATAAAGTTAGAACCGAGGGATGAAGCAACTGAACTGAAAAACCAAAACACCCCTGAAATATTTACAGCAACAATATCTAGTGGGAATAAGGTGGATTCGCCTAACGCACCTAGGCTTGATTCTCTTCAACAAATAAGTCCATCCCCAACAAATGCACGCGGTTCGTCACCACCGCCTATGGAACATCCTACAACAACCAACACAGAGCCAATTTCTCCAGCAAATTCACAAGAAAACAAAGAATCTGATATTGATGACAAACAACCTACTGATTTGAAAACGCAACCAAAGCATGACAATCAAATAGCTGGCCTCAGACCTCTATTCCCACCACCAGCCCGTCCTGAGAATCTTGGAGTCAGGCCAACAGAACCACAAAGCACTCCAGTATCAGGGCAGAATATGCCTCCACCACTGAGTCAACCATCAATGACTGGTTTGTTACCACCTGTACCATTAATCTCAGTTGGAAGTGGATCAAATGTAGGCCCTTATGGCTTCATGCCTACCCCATTATATGGACACCCTGGACATCCAGGTCACCCAGGACACCCAGGACACCCCGGTCTTTCTGGACACCCGGGACATCCTGGTTTAGATAAGCCAGGTTCCATGCCACCATTGATACAACCTGTACCATCACATGGAATCCCTGGAAGCATTATACCACCACCCACAAATAATCCTAATGATCCATCAATGCCACAGGACTTGAAAATTAAGCAGGAAGTTCCAGACAACATTCCAGCTAATTTGTCTACACAGGGTGCTTCTGATCCTCTTCAGTCACTCAAAGAAGTAAAGGTGCCAGGTTATCCAATTGGAAGTGCCATTGCACAGCATTTAAGCTCAGAGAGAGACAGAGAATCTATCTCAAGTGTAGAAAACAACAGTAGACCTCCCAGCCAGCCTGCAAATGAAAGCTCAAATCTTTCAAGTGGGTTCCTTGGACCGAGAATAGAAAGTATAAAGAAGGAACCAGATTTTTTGCATCAACCACATCTCCCGCCTGTGACTGCAAGCCAAAGCAGTGGTCCAGATTCAGCAAATGCTCTACCGCCAGTAAAGAGCCCGCATACTCCTACGCCCATAAAAAGCCAACCTGGTCATAATGGTACCCCAGGACATCCTCATCCATCTTCGACCACTTCGCCGTTCTCCAGGCACATGACGAGTCCATCGCAGCAGAGACATATTTCTGCTTCACCAGTGCAACATCACACCCCAGTGTCACATTCGGCGTTGAACCTTATGAACCCAACGCCGTTGTCGATTCCGTCGACGATGCCCGGCCCGATTATGCACTCGGGTCACCAAGGGGGCCCTCCACCGCCGCATCCATTCGCTTCTCCCTTACATCATCCTCATCACCCCTTGCTACATACTTCTATCTTCCAGCTGTCTGCTGCGGCAGCGGCTCATGCTATGCACCCATATTATCCTCACCCACATCCTGGCTACTCAATGCCATATCCATATCCTTATGGACCCTTGGCTCAACCTCACCCAATCCCGCCAATGCATCCTGCAGTCAGCGCCCCAGGCAGGCATGAGCCAGTAAAACCTTCAACAATAGAATCTACAACAATGCTAAGCTCACATCATAGCACCAGTTCATCAGTTACAACAAGATCTCTGAGAGAAATATCAGAAAGTACGGAGGACCCTAGAAATCCAAATGCAACTACAGAGAGGCATCAATTGCACGAAACTACCATGACGCAGCATCATTCTACCAGTCATCACAGTGCTGTGCACACCAGTACTGAAAAACAGCCGAATCACGCTGGAGGTGGTTTGAACCATACATTATCTATATCACATTCTACGTCAAGTAGCTCATCTCAGTCTATACAACACAAAATCAACACCCAACAGAAACCGAGCTCACATTCAAGCTCTCCTCACCACCTCTCGGCCAGTGTTTCCCAATCTACTAGTTCGTCGTCAAGCTTGAATGTGTCAAATAACCACACCCATCACCATTCGCATCACTTGGCGCATCATCCCGAGCGGCTATCTCCGGCGGACTCTATGTTACTACGGCATCATCCAAAGATGCTACCAGGCAATCCCAATCACCTTATGATTCAACCACCTTCCATGGGCCATCCAATGGGACTAGGATTACCTCCAGGACCGGGCCCTAGCTCCATCGAGAGCTTACGACTTCATGCCCAAGCTGCGGCTGGTCTGCAAGCGGGCCACGGCAGAGCGGGATCTCCGCATCAACTGCCACATGGCCACCCACATTTACGCGGCCCACCAAGGCCCGTACCTGATGAGAACCCAGAACTGAAACTCGAAACACAATCCCAACCAGAAGAGGAAGAAATACCGAGTCCTGCACTTATACGTGACGGCCCAACTCCCGACCCGAAGATTGAAGACACCGAGTGTCACAGGTCACAATCGGCCATATTCTTGAGACATTGGAACAGAGGAGATTACAACTCTTGCACAAGAActgatttaatatttaaaccaGTGCCAGAATCGAAGTTGGCCAGGAAACGCGAAGAAAGGCTGAGAAAGCAAGCCGAGAGAGATCGAGAAGAAAGAGAAAAGATTGCTCAACAGGCGCATAGGAAGATAGCGACGCCGGAGAAACCGGAGACGAAACCTCCTTCCAGAGGTGCCATTGAAACTATAACTTCCCCTTACGACCGCTTCCCACGACCACCTGGATACCCGGACACGCCCGCGCTCAGGCAGCTGTCGGAGTATGCCCGTCCACACGCCGGTTTCAGCCCAGGAAACCCTCTGCCGCGACACTGCATGGATCCGATGCTGCAGTACCAGCTCAGCTCGATCTACAGTGCCGCCGGAGCGAGGGAGCGGCTAGAATTAGAACACCTAGAAAGAGAAAAACGGGATCGAGAGATCAGAGAGTTGCGGGAGCGCGAACTAAACGACAGACTGAAGGAGGAATTGCTCAAAAACAATGTCGGGCCGAGAGGACTCGACCCACACTGGCTGGAGATGCACAGGCGGTACGGGatgccaccgccgccgccgcaggGCGCGATACCGGTCCAGTTCGGGCTGTACCCGCCGGGGCACGGGCCGGGCGCGCTGTCTCAGTTGGAGCGCGAGCGGCTGGAGCGGCTCGGCATCCCCCCGGCCGGGGCTCCGGGTGCGCCCCAGTCCGTGCCCGTGTccggcgcgccgccgcaccACCCGCACCACCCGCACCCCGGCGTCGCGGCCGCGCAGCTGGAGGCGGCCGAGCGCCTGGCGCTGGCCGCGGACCCCATGGTGCGGCTGCAGATGGCCGGCATCAACCCCGAGTACCACGCGCACACGCACGCCCACACGCACGCGCACTCCCACACGCACCTGCACCTGCACCCGGGGCAGCAGGCGGCGCAGGCGCAGCAGGAGGCGATGGGGCTGGGGCCGTACCGGCCGCTGCCGCACCCGGACCTGCTGGGGCGGCCGTACGCGGAGCAGCTGGCGCAGCAGGCGGCGGCGCACGAGCAGCTGCAGCGGCAGTTGCTGATGGAGCGCGAGCGCGGCTTCTTGCACCCGCACCCCGCGCACCACGAGGACTTCCTGCGCCAGCAGCGCGAGCGCGAGCTGAAGGTGCGCGCGCTGGAGGAGGCGGCGCGAGCCTCGCGCCCGTAG